In a genomic window of Suricata suricatta isolate VVHF042 chromosome 12, meerkat_22Aug2017_6uvM2_HiC, whole genome shotgun sequence:
- the LOC115274004 gene encoding LOW QUALITY PROTEIN: uncharacterized protein C20orf203 (The sequence of the model RefSeq protein was modified relative to this genomic sequence to represent the inferred CDS: deleted 2 bases in 2 codons; substituted 1 base at 1 genomic stop codon), which translates to MPTSSPDTGHQRAPPPQRPGPYQEAIWVGGEGKSEAPGSGKVGRRDREVGRGPRGPAGRAXGWKGCPEPALSLLAWLLTWFQSCLPSLPGKAPAPLISKQQPLPDSSQSLFN; encoded by the exons ATGCCCACCTCCAGCCCAGACACTGGGCACCAGCGGGCTCCTCCTCCCCAACGCCCAGGCCCTTATCAGGAA GCAATttgggttgggggggaggggaagtccGAGGCCCCAGGCTCCGGCAAGGTGGGAAGGAGAGatagggaagtggggagggggccccGGGGCCCTGCTGGGAGGGCCTGAGGATGGAAGGGATGCCCAGAGCCAGCGCTGTCCTTGCTGGCCTGG CTCTTGACATGGTTCCAGAGCTGCCTTCCCTCCTTGCCAGGCAAGGCGCCCGCACCTTTAATTAGCAAGCAGCAGCCTCTCCCCGATTCATCTCAGTCACTGTTTAATTAG